One Micropterus dolomieu isolate WLL.071019.BEF.003 ecotype Adirondacks linkage group LG23, ASM2129224v1, whole genome shotgun sequence DNA window includes the following coding sequences:
- the sap30l gene encoding histone deacetylase complex subunit SAP30L, with protein sequence MGNFRQRDGARPLYELVLKRVPRLLSAFQNKERRALQSYRMNGFSTEEDSHDGPPAPPFYGQSCCLIEDGERCGRSAGNASFSKRIQKSISQKKLKLDIDKSVRHLYICDFHKNFIQSVRNKRKRKTSDDGGESPDHDVEVPEVDLFQLQVNTLRRYKRHYKLQTRPGLNKAQLAETVSRHFRNIPVNEKETLTYFIYMVKSSKSRLDQKGDGGGKPLD encoded by the exons ATGGGGAACTTCCGCCAAAGAGACGGAGCACGTCCATTGTACGAGCTTGTTCTGAAAAGAGTACCGCGATTGTTGAG tgcttttcaaaacaaagagagaagagCATTACAGTCGTACAGAATGAATGGGTTCAGCACAGAGGAGGACAGCCACGACGGACCGCCTGCTCCGCCGTTTTACGGACAGAGCTGCTGTCTGATCGAGGACGGGGAGCGCTGCGGCCGGTCAGCTGGAAACGCCTCCTTCAGCAAGAGGATCCAGAAAAGCATTTCGCAGAAGAAGCTCAAACTGGACATCGACAAGAGT GTGCGACACCTCTACATCTGTGACTTCCACAAGAACTTCATCCAGAGCGTCCGTaacaagaggaagaggaagaccaGTGACGATGGCGGGGAGTCCCCGGATCATGATGTGGAAGTGCCTGAG GTTGACCTTTTCCAGCTGCAGGTGAACACGTTGAGACGCTACAAGCGACACTACAAGCTGCAGACCAGGCCCGGACTCAACAAGGCCCAGCTGGCAGAG ACGGTGAGTCGTCACTTTAGGAACATCCCGGTGAACGAGAAGGAGACGCTGACCTACTTTATCTACATGGTGAAGAGCAGTAAGAGCCGCTTGGACCAGAAAGGCGACGGCGGAGGCAAACCGCTGGACTGA
- the LOC123962938 gene encoding heart- and neural crest derivatives-expressed protein 1-like, with translation MNLIGGYQHHHHLMHEPFPFVQRCHQDAPYFQSWVVNHGEVPPDFQIQPPYPAAELGAPGGTHDARLEGLQAGMGKRRTSGPKKERRRTESINTAFAELRECIPNVPADTKLSKIKTLRLATSYIAYLMDVLAKDSGETEGFKAEIKKFENRDLKRKREPTDGLQESLGAEKKVKGRTGWPQQVWALELNQ, from the exons ATGAACCTAATCGGGGGCTACCAGCATCACCACCACCTGATGCACGAACCATTCCCGTTTGTCCAGCGGTGTCACCAGGATGCACCGTACTTCCAGAGCTGGGTGGTGAACCACGGCGAGGTGCCCCCGGACTTCCAGATCCAGCCACCCTACCCGGCCGCGGAGCTCGGAGCGCCTGGAGGGACGCACGACGCCCGGCTAGAGGGTCTCCAGGCGGGGATGGGGAAGAGGAGAACGTCGGGGCCGAAGAAGGAGCGCCGGCGGACGGAGAGCATCAACACAGCTTTCGCCGAGCTGAGGGAGTGTATCCCCAACGTCCCCGCGGACACAAAACTGTCTAAAATTAAAACTTTACGCCTGGCGACCAGTTACATCGCCTACCTGATGGACGTCCTGGCCAAAGACTCCGGGGAGACGGAGGGCTTTAAAGCCGAAATTAAGAAATTTGAAAACAGGGATCTGAAAAGGAAACGAGAGCCG ACTGACGGCCTGCAGGAGTCTTTAGGAGCCGAGAAGAAGGTGAAGGGCCGGACCGGGTGGCCGCAGCAGGTCTGGGCTCTGGAGCTCAACCAGTGa